CTAAACTACTGGCCTTTTTAGACGAACAAATTCGCAATCTGGGTACGGCCGCTTGCCCGCCATACCACCTCGCCGTAGTTATTGGCGGAACTTCCGCCGAAGCTGTGATGAAGACCGCCAAGCTAGCCTCGGCTCACTACCTCGACACCCTGCCGACCAGTGGCAGCGACCTTGGCCACGGTTTCCGTGACCTTGAATTCGAAGCCGAGATTCTGCGCCTTAGCCAAGAAACCGGGATCGGTGCCCAATTCGGCGGCAAGTATTTCTGCCACGACGTACGGGTGATTCGCTTGCCACGCCACGGAGCTTCCTTACCCATTGGCCTCGCCGTGTCTTGCTCGGCTGACCGACAAGCCATCGGCAAAATCACCGCCGAAGGGGTGTTCCTCGAACAACTTGAAACTAACCCGGCACAGTACTTGCCGGAAGTCACCGACGATCATCTAGAGGGCACCGATGTGGTGCAGATCGACTTAAACCAGCCCATGGATGCCATTCGAGCCGAGCTCTCCAAGTACCCGGTGAAGACCCGCCTCTCGTTGTCGGGACCTATGGTGGTGGCGCGCGACATCGCACACGCCAAAATTCAAGAGCGTTTAGATGCGGGCGAAGAAATGCCCCAATACTTGCGTGACCATATGGTTTATTACGCTGGCCCGGCCAAAACCCCCGAAGGTTACGCCTCGGGCTCATTCGGTCCAACCACAGCCGGACGCATGGACGCCTACGTCGATAGCTTCCAAGCCGCCGGAGGAAGCTTTGTGATGTTAGCCAAAGGAAACCGCTCGAAAGCCGTCACCGACGCCTGCAAACGCCACGGTGGTTTCTACCTCGGCTCTATCGGTGGACCAGCGGCACGACTAGCCAAAGACTGCATCACCAAAATTGAGACCCTTGAATACCCTGAGCTGGGCATGGAAGCGGTATGGCGCATCGAAGTTAAAGACTTCCCAGCCTTCATAGTGGTAGACGACAAAGGGAACGACTTTTTCGCTTCGCTCCGACGAGGGGTCGACATCGGCGTGAAGCGCTAAGCACTAGAATTTCTTACTTATCAGGAAGAGAGGTTGACATGGATCTACCTACCCAAGCCGACATCGACACAATCACCAGCCTGAATCAGGCCGGGCCTGCCGTTTCTCTCTACATGCCCACCCACCGAAGCGGTCCTGGCGTCGACGGCGACGCTAAACGCTGGAAGAATCTGGTCAACGCCGCTGATGCGGGCCTTACCCAAACCGGCCTGCGACGCCCCGACATTGATGCCCTATTAGGGCCTGCCCGCGCACTTCAAAACTCCACCATGGAATGGCAATACATGGGCGATGGGCTGGCCATGTTCCTACGTCCGGGCTGGGAAAAAACTCTAAGAATGCCCCTCCAAGTTCCTGAAATCGCGGCGGTTGGCGACAAGGTGGTCGTTAGCCCACTTTTGCGTTATGTGACCACCGATGATCGTTTCTTGGTACTCACTGTTAGCCAGCGTTTGGTACGGGTTTTAGCGGGTACCGGCCACGGTTTAGAGCAAGTCATTCTAGATGACATTCCCACTAGTCTGCGTGAGGTAATTGAGCCGCCGGAACCACGTTCTGACACCATGACGCGCCCGGTTTCAGGTGGGCGTGCCCGGGCTGTTTTCTATGGACACGGCGCAGCCGATGATGACTTTAAGAAAGACCAAATCCAACAATTCCTCGACATTGTGGCCCATGGTCTGGCCAAGTTTTTGGTTGATCAAGACCTGCCCGTAGTGCTGGTTGGCTTGCCGCGAATGGTGGGCGCATATCGAGCAGAGAACACCTATGCCAAAGTGTTAGCCGACACCGTCCAAAGCAATCCCGACCCGATGTCTGAGGAAGAAATTCATGCCGCTGTTTGGCCCATCATCGAGAAGTATCTTGAGGAAGAACGCCAAGGCGCGATCAACCGTTT
This is a stretch of genomic DNA from Acidimicrobiia bacterium. It encodes these proteins:
- a CDS encoding fumarate hydratase, producing the protein MSDFIYTDLLPTAPAETNFRLLSTEGVRTIEAAGRTFLEVDPEAIRLLAATAMKDIAHLLRPDHLGQLASILDDPEASANDRFVALDLLKNANIAAGGILPSCQDTGTAIIMGKKGELVLTGGQDEQAIAHGVYDTYTRSNLRYSQMAPLTMWEEKNTGTNLPAQIEIYSTAGNEYEFLFVAKGGGSANKSFLYQETKALLNPTKLLAFLDEQIRNLGTAACPPYHLAVVIGGTSAEAVMKTAKLASAHYLDTLPTSGSDLGHGFRDLEFEAEILRLSQETGIGAQFGGKYFCHDVRVIRLPRHGASLPIGLAVSCSADRQAIGKITAEGVFLEQLETNPAQYLPEVTDDHLEGTDVVQIDLNQPMDAIRAELSKYPVKTRLSLSGPMVVARDIAHAKIQERLDAGEEMPQYLRDHMVYYAGPAKTPEGYASGSFGPTTAGRMDAYVDSFQAAGGSFVMLAKGNRSKAVTDACKRHGGFYLGSIGGPAARLAKDCITKIETLEYPELGMEAVWRIEVKDFPAFIVVDDKGNDFFASLRRGVDIGVKR